Genomic DNA from Carettochelys insculpta isolate YL-2023 chromosome 15, ASM3395843v1, whole genome shotgun sequence:
TTACACTCTCAGACCTTTGCCAAGTCCCTCTTTCATGGAGTCTCCCAAAGGTGTCAAGGAAAACGTGACATAAGAATTAGGATTCATGTCACTTGTCTCAGGTGGTACCTGGAAAGTATCTGGGGGAACAGTCTCTGgaattaaaacaaacagaaggtttTAGTAGACTCCCTGAAGTCTGGGGATCACCCCCGAGTTCAGTGTTTTCACATTTTCATAATACAATATTTTGCTGAAATGAGCTGTGCTACATTTGACCAGTTTGCATTTGTAGCACACTGATGGCAGAGCCGCTGGAATCCTGGACTCCACTGAACAAAAAAGTCCAAATACCATCAGGTCATGTTTCCACAAGATAGTATTTCCAGGCCCTAGAACAGACCACATCCAGAGCAAATCTAGCCACCTCGCCGGATAATTTGGACACTCCTGGGAAGGCACGAGCACATCAACATGCAATGTTGGCAAATGGCAACGTTCTCCCTACCTGTATCAAATGAGCTGTCTGTGGAGATATGACCTTCAGTGGCCCTGTCAGTAGAAGTTGGGACAGCATAAATGGCAGTCACTAAAACAAAGCATAAGAAGATGATTAGCTAAAAGCAGTTCCTTCAAAAAACACTGCTTGGGAATGCAGGCACTCAGAAGCGGAAGGAAGCTAATACATGATTTCATCAGTCCGGTCGCTGCTTTTCGCAGCCATGGAATGCAGAGGCGAAGGGACAGGagctgtctacactgcattccgagACCCACGACACTGACTCTCATAGCTCAGGTCAATGAACTTGGATTCATGGGGCTCGGGCGAGGGGCTAAAAGTTGCAGTGTTGACCTGACCTGTGGTCTGCAACTTGGTGCCACAGGCAGAGGTGGACTAAGAGCAAGTGAgaccctgggacaacacagtcacgAGTCCCCACCCCCCTATATCAAAAGATTAATGTATTATTTATGCTTTCAAAGCTATTCCTGATTATTATTATTCGTACTGCGTGATAAAATTacacttaattttaaattaagaatGACATAACATgccttttgttccattaaagcgaattgtttaaacaaaatggagttatggagcctggGGGCCCCTCACGCCTGGGCCCCTTTTGCCTTTCTGCTAATCCACCACTGGCCACATGTTTTTCAGTGCCGTGTAGACATCCACCAAATGATCTGATTGTGGAGAAAACTGCAAGGTTTCACTACGTTTTTCTACTCTGTCAGCAGGCTTTGACCATTTGGAACCCAGGGGACACTTACAGAGTAAGCATTTTCTTATAGTTTGTGCATTGACTCTAATCACTTTAGGCTGCCACAGGTGAGAGGGTATCATCTGAGCTGCTTGGAGCTGTTTGCTTTTCCTACCTTCATCCGGGTGAATGAGCTCAGCCTCTTCTGTGCACGGAGTTATCATCTGGAAAATGGTTGCTGTGGAAGGAACTGTTGTTGGGGGGTTGGAAGTGGTTGTCAGGGTTGGAACAGAGTGTGTTGGGAGGGCAGTAGTGGTTGTCAGGGGCGGAGCAGTGGTTGTCAGGGGCGGAGCAGTGGTTGTTGTGCGGCCAGTGGTTTTTTTTGGGCGGGCAGTAGTGGTTGCTGAAATGAGATAAAAAGAAGCCAAATCAGGACATCTTCAACAGAATTCGAGTAAAGCAAAGCCAAACTGTAAATGATTTCCAACAATCTAGTTGCCAAAACTCTGGGAAGAGGCTGATTAACAGGTACTTTAAAAGGCCACTTAATTATGTAAGAAACAAGTTCCAAATGGAGCTGGTTGGAAAACTTTTTCCTCTTATGGCCCATGTTGACTTTTTGTCAAAAAGTGGGAAATCCAAAAGCATGCCCAAttttctatcaaaaaaaaaaaaatagttgagCGATAATGTTTGATCAGGCCTTGTCCCAAGTTGTGTTGCAGTCATTTGCAggccaaagaaacaaaaaaagggCATTCAGTTGACTGACCAGCAAGGTCAAATTTAATGTGGTGTGAATGGGTGTAAGTCCATAGTCTGCTGCGGAATTGCACCTATTATATCAAATCTCCTTAGGGTGTTGTAATGTTACAGAGCACTTCTCGTTAAGAGGTTGGAAAGGACTTCCCTAGTCCCTCCCCATGACTAGAGGCaggtaggatttttttaaagttttggatAGAATAAACAAAAGCGTCACTGTTCACAAAACCATATTGGTTTGTTGCATTTCCTAACAACACAAAAACCAAACTCcaccactgggggggtgggggggagaaccaAAAACACCAAGAGGAAActaatttttcttttcaaaatggaaaatgcCAGTCTTTGTGTTGAGAATGCCTTTTCGTTTTAAAATTTAGACTGATTAgtcttaaaaataatttaagaggGTCAAGATCAAAACCAAACATTTCAAATTTGGCATAATAAAATGTTTCAGTTAACCTGAAATGGAGGGGTGGGTGTGGTAGAGAAACAGTTTTGTAGTTTGTGAATGTTGTCAAGATTTTAACTTTTTGTCCTGATTTGAGACGAGAAAAAACATTCATGCTTGAAGATATTTATGAGACAGGAAACCATTTCCAGCCCAGTGGTTGCAAGCTAAAGTAGGATTGTTCAAAACAGCGTTCCCTCTAACAGAGTGTTGGGCAGCTGTCAAGGAGAGATTCGATGCctcccaggtgattagcagagtgcccacagccagcagcatgtttctaatggtggtgcacatcgacgTGTGCCTtagtgtgcataacaaaatttatcctgcacctggatggaaaaaatagaaggaacttTGGTCTCTGAGCACATCCCTGTTTCCTTATAGACAGGAAAAAGGTGAATGAGGTAATAtactttattggaccaactttcaCTGGTGGAAGAGAGAGGTTTTTTGAGCTACATAAATGGCTCTTTGTCAGGTCTGGGAAACGTCCCCAGAGTGTCACAGCTTTGTTTGGTCTACACTGGGAAATTAAGTCAACTATAAGGGTCTAAGTTTGAGTTTAGAAACACTCTGTCTGCACTCCAGCACTCAACAGGTCACTTTTGAGGGACTCTGAGTTCGAGTTTTGTAATGCTGGTCTCCCCCCGCAGTAACACGAGAGGTCGAATTTGCAGTCGAACTATACAAGGGATAGATTTTATTAGCCTTTCagctatcccacaatgctccccGAGGCATCTTTTCAGGTCACTGCTCtacccctgctgctctccagcgctacgtctacacgtgccccaaacttcgaaatggccatgcaaatggccattttgaagtttactaatgaagcgctgaaatgcatattcagcgcttcattagcatgcgggcggcagccgcgcttcgaaattgatgctccttgccgccgcgcggcgcgtccagacggggctccttttcgaaaggacgccgcctacttcgacgtccccttattcccatgagctcatgggaagtTTCTTTTAtggtgagctcatgggaataaggggacttcgaagtaggcggcgtcctttcgaaaaggagccccgtctggacgcgccgcgcggcggcaagaagcgtcaatttcgaagcgcggctgccgcccgcatgctaatgaagcgctgaatatgcatttcagtgcttcattagtaaacttcgaaatggccatttgcatggctatttcgaagtttggggcacgtgtagacacagcccacgtgTGCAGGAAGTTGGAAACAGGAACTtgagcattttgaattcatttctttatgatcagtgtggtgatcacatctagccactttagagagccccagcatggaagctgagaaacttcttttctgcagttcataTTTGTATGggggcagcccctctgccccacaggtgccatgccgTTGGGGCTCTATCCCCCACCCAACAATGCCACGTTGTtagtccctgccccaccataccacATGCTGGCAGtacagtgcagaccatgctttccagaaagcagcatgtcctggcttgcatagGGTGAAAGCTCCCCCAGCAGGTAGTATTTCCAGGGGCTATTGCCAGAGGGGAAAAGTCCCCcaatggcaaagattttcaggggctggctgctccctgtaaGGCAACGCATGCCAGGAGGAAGGCTCCCCCAGTGGGGCCACACCTATATTCTAGAGACTGCATCATGTTAACACATgcctcagctgggccctgccagcTGAGCTTTGGGGGACTGGCTATGGCCACATTGATACTCTGGGCTGGCCCCCCTGCCTCCAAGTGACAACACCGTGTTagacccacaaaaactcattacctttaaggtgctacaggactgtttgttctctctgtgaagctacagactaacagggctacccctctgagactctctGAGATGCATAGTCCAAGCCCCAGGACTGGGTTTCTCTCTACAAAGGGAGAAGAGAGTTTTGCGCACCTCTGTTAACCAGTAAATTCAAGTTCTCTTTGATATCATTAAACGGTCCTGGGATTTCTACACGGCAGCAGTAAGCCCCTCTGTCTTGGTGGTTCACGTTGTCTATAGTCAGAGACACATCTCCGCGGGCGATCGAACCCTTTAGCCGGTATCTGTCAGACTGTGAAGATATCACTTTCTGCCCATCAGTGCGGACAATTTCATTTCTGCATTTGGAGAGAGGAcagagcccccgcccccagcacatgACACTGATCTCACTCATGTGTGTGACTCTGTAGGTGCAGGGCAGCTTGACAGACTGTCCCACCGTCGCTTTCACTACTCTGTGATACATGCCGCATGCTGGGGAGGAAAAGCAAGGAAAGCAGAGTTAAGACCTTTCAGTGCACGGTtacccagcccagctcctctaGCTGTACCCTGAGAACAGGCCACTCCAGCAAATATTTAAGAAAGAAGCAGAAAATCCTTCTTTTGCCTTTGCCCTGTTCATcttacttgtgttatttgttttgaGAGCGGAACAGTGACCCCTTTGGGTCATCCCAGGCTGAACCCTGCCTGGGAGACCTTCCAAGACAGTGGTTCTTAAATTTCTTGAGACTATcgaacaccaaacaatagtatttttatgcagaatacctatggaaattttcttcaaaagcTATTGCTGTCAGAtgtcaaaaaaattaaaataaaataaaataaaagccagacagcaacatatgcagccaaatcaaaatgaagtaattgaatcaggtatcatagcaatgaagaagtgacactgtatctggttttatagaaaatattgaccatcTGTGTATTTTTTCCAAACGCTAGTGGcgcacctgcaagttgttcacagaacaccagtattCCACTGAACATAGCTTAAGAAGCACTGTTCTAAGGTACCAAGCAAAAGGCGGTGAACAACCCCCGTTAGGAAAggtggcagcagcctccccagTCTTGACCAGTAGTTTGTCAGATACTAGTCTTTGCTCTGACTGACCTGCGCCAGCTGTGCCATGCAATGCAATGAGTGGAGTTATGACCACCAGGGTGTCTCTAGCCAAACAGCAAGGTGAGGAGGAGTTACAAGGTGACGAGAAGTTCCTACCCCCTtaccctgagggaagggaggcaggCAAAGACAGGGCATGCTCCCATCTTTCCTGAGCTGTGGAGAGTGCTGTTAGCAATTATGTATGGTTCTTCCAGGCATGCTGGCATAGGAGGGCATATGCGTGAACGATCATTTGAAACCCTCACATTGCCAAGTGCCGTGTTTATTGAAATGGAGACAATTTTACTTAGACTTGAGAGGTAACAAAAACCAGGGGTGCAAGTCAGCCATCCCAGTCTGGTCTGATGTACCAGCAGGTCATTTTTAGCTGGTATGGGGTACCAGAAAGAGTCTCCACCAAGATAGCTCCCTGCACAGACATGACTGCTCCTTGGAGAGACTGGCGTAGGGGGAGGCGAGGAGCTGGAATTTCTGCTCTTTTCCAGCTCGGAGGGATAGCAGGGAAAGGAGGAGCAccccggcagctcctccagctgctgtacCACCCCCAGTTTTTCCTCCCAAGTAACGTGGGATGGGGAGAAGAGCGGGGGGTTCCCAGGCTGAGGGTGAGCAAAGCCATGTGGGGGAGTTACATGGGGCAGTCAcatgcccgcccccccccgccttagGTGGAATTAGGCACCAGACTGTCTAAGAGGCTGTTTTCTAAAAGCACTGGAACCCAAAAAATGCGGCGCTTGGAGTTTCAGTTCCTTCTTTTCTTCCTGTAATGCAAATGTTCCTGAGAGGACTAGCAAAGATGGAAGACTATGAATCCACTAACTCTCTTTCAAGTACCTatcagcagctttcaagtacctaaaagggtgttacaaggaggagggagaaaaactatgCTCCTTAGTCtatgaagataggacaagaagcaaggggcttaaattgcaatgaggaaggtttaggttggacagtaggaaaaatttcctgtcagagtgattaattactggaataaattgcctggggtggttgtaacatctccatcattagagatatttaagaacaggtgggataaatatctaaaagggataatataggtggtgcttggtcctgccaggagggcaggaaactgacctcctggtgtcccttccagttttaatgttctatgcttctatgagCTTTTAAATTAGCAAAGGGTTTTACAATAGCTTGTACCATTGTACCTTATCCTTAGAGTACCTCTAAATTGCAGCTGGGATGGTGCTTCTCAGGTTAAGACAGACCCAGCTGAGTTAACTTTGCTTGAGCTAGTGTACTAAAGAGAGCAGTGTACCTGGGGGGTAGTGTGGGTGGTAGCTCAGACTAGGCTGACAACTAACTGGCCTGAACTCTGGGTTTGCATTCAGGAGGGTAGGCCAAGCAACTGCCAGCTATTTTAAACACTCTTATTCTGAGCAGATGACTTGAGCTGggctgcaccctcccagccccgaAGTCGGTGTTCCATAAGTTCAGTTAAATGACATCACATTGTTGGCTATGGCTGTACATCAATACCTCTGCTAGTGCCCTAATTCTTGACCCAACACTCACACCAAGGAGTAACAGCGCATATGAGCAGTCCCTCTAAAGTCGGGGTGCCTATTCGGTGAGggctgctgtagccagacagaaccctccCTTTTTCTCTACTCcctcttgtctctcctgggtgcttcagagcaccaaagggttaaaaagaaacagctcagccctggaatgcccgagagctcagatgtgcttatctcaggcacagtctttttgatgctccggagctgcagcaagagagaatgggctaataaacagccgggcctcggactgcccttcgTTAGTTACCACCAGCTGATTCGCCTCCACAAAcgtcccagacggaggaaaaatctccggcccataaagaaagaaggccctaaaattatctccaccccacaggcgtgaaccagccctgtgagaaccagtgtctTGAGATGAGCTAATCCAATTGGCACCCTTTGAGATAAGGAAAGAGcgtacatgacccaatgggtataaagtaagggtccggcagcccctctaactgagccccaattacctctacctgccggtcaggagggttgttgcctcccgaggtcctcattgtttattgcttcttcccgagggattgagtgaaacgcTGGCCACGCCACGCTGGTAATGccggggtgagaataagacctgtgaagtgtattgctttccttttgttttctttgtgcacattcaataatggatctGTGAATTGTTACATGCGAGCTATggacacaaacacgtgttagcaaaacaattaacg
This window encodes:
- the LOC142021387 gene encoding T-cell immunoglobulin and mucin domain-containing protein 4-like, giving the protein MARSLLLHWVILQLQLYIACGMYHRVVKATVGQSVKLPCTYRVTHMSEISVMCWGRGLCPLSKCRNEIVRTDGQKVISSQSDRYRLKGSIARGDVSLTIDNVNHQDRGAYCCRVEIPGPFNDIKENLNLLVNRARLPPARTTTTAPPLTTTAPPLTTTTALPTHSVPTLTTTSNPPTTVPSTATIFQMITPCTEEAEILFYFVSMTTGSPMTILISERTEKVDTGFITEGDLSAGICDNNKRAKDI